A single Tachypleus tridentatus isolate NWPU-2018 chromosome 9, ASM421037v1, whole genome shotgun sequence DNA region contains:
- the LOC143225647 gene encoding uncharacterized protein LOC143225647 has translation MAFNLVQVSLLTLALIVTPSVGKSQNHEEKNTASSRQAKQYVSVGYPNNYIMYGDYKPGVLPFINSYQQPSFTSRLRSFMSNLFFRRSQTYNKPYYQPYPTLTHQPTFLSGQTAVKPVYISPLTGKQVRISPYQIQKYYKPSAPQKGPYVPSLSVQSSGSTYDSKNYAQGGASITSNSSPVKYVSSDYFVHSSTNSKSSPSYGSKTYISGSKNPYGNKNTKLSTTLTSYQKPTRTQASYTNSYQGSSGFQPLSSSSLANHSPVYKPSVYERETKGTGSQTYTG, from the coding sequence GTTTCATTATTAACGTTAGCCTTGATTGTAACACCATCTGTTGGTAAAAGTCAGAATCATGAGGAGAAAAATACAGCGTCTTCTCGGCAAGCTAAACAGTATGTATCTGTAGGGTATCCTAACAATTACATCATGTATGGTGACTACAAACCAGGCGTTCTACCGTTTATAAACAGTTACCAACAGCCTTCTTTTACGTCCCGTCTACGAAGTTTTATGTCAAACTTGTTCTTCCGTCGATCACAAACGTACAACAAGCCATATTACCAACCTTACCCAACTTTAACTCATCAACCTACTTTTCTCTCGGGTCAGACAGCAGTTAAACCTGTTTATATTTCCCCGTTAACAGGGAAGCAAGTTCGTATTTCACCATATCAAATTCAGAAGTACTATAAACCCTCAGCTCCTCAGAAAGGCCCCTATGTACCTTCGCTATCCGTTCAAAGTAGTGGCTCCACCTATGACTCGAAAAATTATGCTCAAGGTGGAGCAAGTATTACTTCTAATTCTAGCCCCGTCAAATATGTAAGTTCTGATTATTTTGTTCACTCCTCAACTAATTCCAAGAGTTCACCAAGCTACGGTTCAAAGACCTACATTAGCGGATCTAAGAACCCCTATGGTAATAAGAATACCAAACTGTCAACAACATTGACCTCGTACCAGAAACCCACACGTACACAGGCCAGTTATACGAATTCTTATCAAGGAAGTTCTGGTTTCCAACCTCTTTCATCATCTTCTCTAGCCAATCACAGCCCAGTTTACAAACCCTCTGTTTACGAGAGAGAAACAAAGGGAACAGGTAGCCAAACGTATACAGggtaa